A genome region from Halarchaeum grantii includes the following:
- a CDS encoding ABC transporter permease — MSEANDTFTGGSSIERESARSQSDLYRERLDRYVLTPFRVVWSDWRTRLGTLIILFYIFVGTVGVRLVDPPEVGGPRLAGIFEASGYPLGTNNLGESLMASLVHATPPMLKMILAGAVFATAIAVVLGTVSGYKGGTVDAVISTIVDIAMTIPGLPLIILIVVTFEPSSPYLIGIVLSINGWAGLARNIRSQVLELRDNSYVEASRIMGRSLSGIIFDDILPNIMPFVLISFVNTARAVIFGSVALYYLGILPVSFNNWGIMLNRAYSTGGAIYSWDSVYWVVLPMVTIVMLSFGLVLFSQGTERLFNPRIRARHAETIDDTTPMEK; from the coding sequence GAGAGCGACTGGATCGCTACGTCCTGACTCCGTTCCGCGTCGTCTGGAGCGACTGGCGGACGCGACTCGGGACGCTCATCATCCTGTTCTACATCTTCGTCGGCACCGTCGGCGTCAGGCTCGTCGACCCGCCCGAGGTCGGCGGTCCGCGACTCGCCGGCATCTTCGAGGCGTCGGGCTACCCGCTGGGGACGAACAACCTCGGCGAGAGCCTGATGGCCAGCCTCGTCCACGCGACGCCGCCGATGCTGAAGATGATCCTCGCGGGTGCGGTCTTCGCGACCGCTATCGCCGTCGTCCTCGGCACCGTCTCCGGATACAAGGGCGGGACGGTCGACGCCGTCATCTCGACCATCGTCGACATCGCGATGACGATTCCCGGCCTCCCGCTGATCATCCTCATCGTCGTCACGTTCGAGCCGAGCAGCCCGTACCTGATCGGTATCGTCCTCTCGATCAACGGCTGGGCGGGTCTCGCGCGGAACATCCGCTCGCAGGTGCTCGAACTCCGCGACAACTCCTACGTCGAGGCGTCGCGGATCATGGGGCGCTCGCTCAGCGGTATCATCTTCGACGACATCCTGCCGAACATCATGCCGTTCGTCCTGATTAGCTTCGTGAACACCGCACGCGCCGTCATCTTCGGGTCCGTCGCCCTCTACTACCTCGGTATCCTCCCGGTTTCGTTCAACAACTGGGGGATCATGCTGAACCGAGCGTACTCGACGGGCGGCGCGATTTACTCGTGGGACTCGGTCTACTGGGTCGTCCTCCCGATGGTGACCATCGTCATGCTGTCGTTCGGTCTCGTGCTGTTCTCGCAGGGGACCGAGCGGCTCTTCAACCCACGCATCAGGGCGCGTCACGCCGAGACTATCGACGACACCACGCCGATGGAGAAGTAA